Part of the Brassica oleracea var. oleracea cultivar TO1000 chromosome C8, BOL, whole genome shotgun sequence genome is shown below.
ACCGGCGAGAAAGGCGTAGGGGAGTCCGGCATGCCGCTCCACTACAAAGGAACCATCATCCACGGCATAATCCCAGATCATATTTGGTTCGGTGGGGACATCACTCACGGTAACGGACTTGGAGGCGAGTCCATCTACGGCCAGCAGTTCCCCAAGGAGGACTGCATCAGGAAGCACGACGGTCCAGGCATCCTCTCTACGGGCACCAACGGATCTCAGTTCATGCTCCACATGAAGGTGTCCCCGGACTACGACGACGGCGAGCACATCGCGTTTGGACGGGTTTTGGACGGACTTGATGTGATGGCTCGCGTTGGGAAAATGGTCGGGAATGAGTTTGTGTACCCTTCCACACAGAGTGGATATGTTAGAGGCAATGTACTGGCCTCGCTGGTCATGGCACGTCGTAC
Proteins encoded:
- the LOC106309179 gene encoding peptidyl-prolyl cis-trans isomerase 7-like codes for the protein FVICTGEKGVGESGMPLHYKGTIIHGIIPDHIWFGGDITHGNGLGGESIYGQQFPKEDCIRKHDGPGILSTGTNGSQFMLHMKVSPDYDDGEHIAFGRVLDGLDVMARVGKMVGNEFVYPSTQSGYVRGNVLASLVMARRTLGDT